The following proteins are co-located in the Rheinheimera salexigens genome:
- a CDS encoding TIR domain-containing protein, with product MPFKDMLNDRVRVMRSSGEEHADIPASVQKNKIFIQQSDILIESGDFVERKMSNGGIELYEVIDPGFHEGLGSIPAGYQMIVKKSDGKKEPKLVASQSGNNPKVFIVHGHDDLAKLTLARFIEQIGLNPIILHEQASSSKTIIEKIESYGDVGYAIVLYTPCDVGSKAGEENKPRARQNVVFEHGYFIGRLGRSKVTALVKGGVETPNDISGVVYIDLDDRGAWKMDIAKELQHAGYTVDLSRAL from the coding sequence ATGCCATTTAAAGACATGCTCAATGATAGAGTAAGAGTGATGCGCTCTAGTGGCGAAGAGCATGCGGACATCCCTGCCAGTGTTCAAAAGAATAAAATATTCATTCAGCAATCCGATATTCTGATTGAGTCAGGTGATTTTGTTGAGCGAAAAATGTCCAATGGTGGCATTGAGCTGTACGAAGTTATAGACCCTGGATTTCATGAAGGTCTGGGATCTATACCGGCAGGCTATCAAATGATCGTCAAAAAGTCAGATGGAAAAAAGGAACCTAAGCTGGTCGCATCTCAGAGCGGCAATAATCCAAAGGTTTTTATTGTTCACGGACACGACGATCTAGCTAAATTAACTTTGGCTCGGTTTATTGAGCAGATTGGTCTAAATCCAATAATTCTTCATGAGCAGGCAAGCTCAAGTAAAACCATAATTGAAAAAATCGAGTCTTACGGTGACGTTGGGTACGCTATTGTTTTATACACGCCATGTGATGTTGGTTCAAAAGCAGGGGAAGAAAATAAGCCGAGGGCGCGTCAGAATGTAGTGTTTGAGCATGGATATTTCATTGGGCGACTGGGGCGCTCTAAAGTTACAGCTCTCGTCAAGGGTGGCGTTGAAACCCCGAATGATATTAGCGGAGTTGTGTATATTGATTTAGATGATCGTGGTGCGTGGAAAATGGATATAGCAAAAGAGCTACAGCATGCAGGCTATACGGTTGATTTAAGTCGTGCACTATAA
- a CDS encoding DUF6236 family protein, which translates to MERGIIITPNYSILNNGHGLQMNGSVEPINIRNYLLFWDKIDYPTNNMIHIGGGQDVDFLIQEGIAKSTAVRFRELRGDQNGFLPLATQMAAYEENNKVKNEEWSIAQPTDQLIIPQQYAKTQGCLEFELYNAIQIPTGDVPLSEVIDFKSKRLPELLALRDAMDSIVDAVVTSQDIPKRKNKAINKLHRDLNDFNRVMKETGFQRVKRSLTAIATDPWFGVSNAMMLGNGYLPENYQPYMQGLNVAALGACALKFSYRELGVGRNIPAEYKHFAYLSSIQRELV; encoded by the coding sequence ATGGAACGCGGTATAATAATTACTCCAAATTATTCAATCTTGAATAATGGGCATGGATTACAAATGAATGGTTCTGTTGAACCTATAAATATCAGAAATTACCTTCTTTTTTGGGACAAGATAGATTATCCAACAAACAATATGATTCATATTGGTGGTGGTCAGGATGTTGACTTCTTAATTCAGGAAGGGATTGCTAAGTCTACAGCAGTACGATTTCGTGAGTTACGAGGTGATCAAAATGGATTTTTACCACTAGCAACTCAAATGGCTGCTTACGAAGAAAATAACAAAGTTAAAAATGAAGAGTGGAGTATTGCCCAGCCAACGGATCAATTAATTATTCCTCAGCAATATGCAAAGACACAAGGGTGTTTAGAATTTGAATTGTACAATGCTATTCAAATTCCAACAGGTGATGTCCCCCTTTCAGAAGTTATTGATTTTAAAAGTAAAAGGTTGCCAGAGCTTTTAGCATTACGTGATGCTATGGATTCAATTGTAGATGCTGTAGTTACAAGCCAAGATATACCTAAGCGAAAGAATAAAGCAATCAATAAACTTCATCGTGATTTAAACGATTTCAATCGCGTGATGAAAGAAACTGGATTTCAAAGAGTTAAACGTTCTTTAACGGCAATAGCGACTGACCCGTGGTTTGGTGTAAGTAATGCAATGATGCTGGGCAATGGTTATTTGCCAGAAAATTATCAACCATATATGCAGGGGCTCAATGTGGCAGCTTTAGGGGCTTGTGCGCTGAAATTTAGCTATCGCGAATTGGGCGTCGGACGTAACATACCCGCTGAGTACAAACATTTTGCATATCTTTCGAGTATCCAAAGAGAACTCGTATAA
- a CDS encoding LysR family transcriptional regulator — MKTRSDDLELLLCVVDSGGFSAAADVLNIQVARVSRAVSKVERQLGVNILTRTTRRTELTDEGRKFVNTVRTALQSIQVAEDDIITRGALPAGRLRINAASPFIFHQLIPLIQPFKLAYPDIELELRSNEGFIDLIENRTDVAIRIGKLEDSTLHAKVLGRSPLHIVASPEYIARRGMVKLPQDLKHHDIIGFSDIKSLNKWPIKGGELVVPTLTASNGETIRQLALSGNGIACLSGFMVDADIASGALITLLNSYRLINTEREKINAVYYKSSPVAKRISAFLDFIKPLLQLE; from the coding sequence TTGAAAACACGTTCAGATGATTTGGAACTTTTGCTTTGTGTTGTCGACTCGGGAGGATTTTCTGCGGCTGCCGATGTGCTAAATATTCAAGTCGCTCGTGTATCTAGAGCTGTAAGCAAAGTAGAGCGGCAACTAGGCGTTAATATTTTAACCAGAACAACAAGACGCACAGAACTCACAGACGAAGGTAGAAAATTCGTAAACACGGTACGAACCGCTTTGCAGTCTATTCAAGTGGCAGAAGATGACATTATTACGCGAGGGGCATTACCTGCTGGTAGGTTACGGATTAATGCTGCTAGCCCGTTTATATTTCATCAACTTATTCCTTTGATCCAACCTTTTAAATTAGCCTATCCAGACATAGAGCTTGAACTTAGATCCAATGAAGGGTTTATTGATTTAATAGAAAATAGGACCGATGTTGCCATTCGCATCGGTAAGCTCGAAGATTCAACTTTACACGCAAAAGTACTCGGCAGAAGTCCTCTCCATATTGTTGCGTCACCTGAGTATATTGCTAGACGAGGGATGGTTAAACTCCCTCAAGACCTAAAACATCATGATATTATTGGATTTTCGGACATTAAATCACTGAATAAATGGCCTATTAAAGGAGGGGAGCTTGTTGTTCCTACTTTAACGGCAAGTAATGGAGAGACAATACGACAACTAGCGTTATCAGGAAATGGTATCGCCTGTTTATCAGGGTTTATGGTAGATGCAGATATTGCATCAGGCGCTTTGATAACATTATTAAATTCATATCGCTTAATCAATACAGAAAGAGAAAAAATAAATGCTGTTTACTATAAATCCTCTCCTGTGGCTAAACGGATATCTGCATTTCTAGACTTTATTAAACCCCTATTACAACTTGAATAG
- a CDS encoding MFS transporter, with protein MPLALLALALSAFAIGTTEFVIVGLLPTMAQDLNVSIPSAGLLVSLYALGVAIGAPVLTALTGKWNRKHVLLFVMGLFVFGNLVAWQAPSFEALIVARILTGLAHGVFFSIGSTIATGLVSKEKAASAIAIMFTGLTVALVTGVPLGTYIGQQFGWEATFLTVSALGLIAMLGSAILVPNNLTQAKPTRISAQLKVLTQPRLLLVYAITAVGYGGTFVAFTYLAPILNQITGLDPSVIGLVMLVYGVSVAIGNIWGGKMADKMGPIKALTIIFAGLAAILFVFNFTAVNPIAAIITILVWGAFAFGNVPGLQVYVVKLAEQHTPDAVDVASGLNIAAFNVGIALGAWGGGLIVELSGLMNTPWVGAVVVLIALALTRVSGALDNREMALSCKVA; from the coding sequence ATGCCATTAGCATTACTTGCATTAGCACTCAGCGCCTTTGCAATAGGCACGACAGAATTTGTTATCGTAGGTTTACTCCCTACTATGGCTCAAGACCTAAATGTTTCGATTCCTTCCGCTGGCTTACTAGTGAGTTTGTATGCACTTGGTGTTGCAATTGGTGCCCCTGTACTTACTGCGTTAACTGGTAAATGGAACAGGAAACACGTTCTATTATTTGTTATGGGCTTATTTGTTTTTGGTAATCTAGTGGCGTGGCAAGCACCAAGTTTTGAAGCGCTTATTGTAGCCCGAATCCTAACGGGGCTAGCACATGGTGTCTTTTTCTCAATCGGCTCTACTATTGCAACAGGTTTAGTATCCAAAGAGAAAGCAGCTAGCGCCATAGCAATAATGTTTACTGGATTGACTGTTGCTTTGGTTACTGGCGTGCCACTAGGGACTTATATAGGACAACAATTTGGCTGGGAAGCAACATTTTTAACCGTTTCAGCACTAGGATTAATTGCGATGCTAGGCAGTGCAATACTCGTCCCTAATAATTTAACTCAAGCTAAACCCACAAGAATTTCAGCCCAATTAAAAGTCTTAACCCAACCAAGATTGCTATTAGTTTACGCCATTACAGCTGTCGGATATGGAGGCACTTTTGTCGCGTTTACTTATTTAGCTCCTATTCTCAATCAAATTACAGGGTTAGATCCTAGTGTTATTGGCTTGGTTATGTTGGTTTATGGCGTATCTGTTGCTATCGGTAATATTTGGGGCGGGAAAATGGCTGATAAAATGGGGCCTATTAAGGCACTAACCATTATTTTTGCTGGCCTTGCTGCAATATTATTTGTATTTAACTTTACTGCTGTAAATCCTATCGCCGCAATAATTACCATTTTAGTATGGGGAGCTTTTGCCTTTGGTAACGTGCCAGGCTTACAAGTCTATGTTGTAAAATTAGCAGAGCAGCATACCCCAGACGCCGTCGATGTTGCTTCAGGTTTGAACATAGCAGCTTTCAATGTCGGCATTGCACTTGGAGCCTGGGGAGGTGGACTCATTGTTGAACTGTCTGGATTAATGAATACACCTTGGGTTGGTGCTGTTGTGGTACTAATTGCGTTGGCACTTACCCGAGTTAGTGGTGCCTTAGATAACAGAGAAATGGCGTTATCCTGTAAAGTTGCTTAA
- a CDS encoding site-specific integrase translates to MQIRSFINSLNEKGNQHPCLTEILLHVTKVEADNYRDAFYEIALTLNRLIKASKETETFDKHFLQKVIGTISTAADKQQYQRKTLEAILRYAQNTFGLSTAKVPQITEIRRDPLSLTLNHQVNANKAIKLFEAIKKDTEYPVKLQSWQQEFGRLAVILYLYEGVSQLSNVADVMRNYKVFYVGNIIYLQAPITNNTNTGVKKASSNEQRYIIGQYTALLFQLFLQKLKNDLNVIKPLNLESTVKSLSSRILLSFIKKYLSALNENISDSVTITALKSYRLTYWLLHKGAFQTRLLLKMQGATSLSEAGFIRLITNKAVLQLDNDMQGEPANGLEKDSAFLNGLLINDGLKKEAYLDIKHSVKLIKELIALIQKPSNWTNKKIADVNKAYEAEQQKIPKKYVVADSVEIKLKTESFKNNFYVSLYGKWVLHLLKYGGVKKATLTFRTIKGYASTLLKPFFIIFNDVDFSRLDDETLLEKLNLVAEIIPDTKQRYVYYLANYIQNIEVIPGFYAGKLDVISTTSLVDANILSVSQMETLLTKLHSAGEAHYDAILLLCLGFYTGMRRGEVCYIRLSDFEITQTNNAYDISIKIVPTMNRSLKSRAGTRSLQLGAFWPKRWLALLKHKLELKMSGGFTKSTLLFDKNVNMELSLISTQLRDYLVDKSFRYHNLRHSFVCWQFYRIILQQQLQKHKPTLPPFLLDDYFSEHSCQDARVALGLQDNSRKSVYALCAIVGHSEPQITFSSYFHLNEFFSYLISSSQLILKQVALSRLVRRAKIDETLSDDSFVDAIKFNFSDEADFNWQLSDLVLNSELLNIQNVQLKNHLTIPCLTQMERGFSFIGKLDIAESGLAIDKGNKYTIEESWLRILEQASLETQREYPKHGKKRITKYPDLPHSKQQLRSDKKISYKRDIYEKLKNKAQFLLDNNEIDESEILSSLTGFKGLLVAQAWLIQFKEPEEYLKFLEITEMLFIKEVRVNSNLYLPKSSKYKVAAIKKIWGCEPTLWQPEPPKVKNKLIKQPKYWPKEAEKGLMWLWFETERENGKVQKQTVVMNFIHFLIIACKTRLMIKKLNAQADMPAEASEKLITFEDEMDIEF, encoded by the coding sequence ATGCAAATCAGATCTTTTATAAACTCACTTAACGAAAAAGGTAATCAGCACCCATGCTTAACGGAAATACTATTACACGTTACAAAGGTGGAAGCAGATAATTATCGTGATGCTTTTTATGAGATCGCGTTAACTTTAAATCGATTGATTAAAGCTTCAAAAGAAACCGAGACATTTGATAAGCATTTTTTACAAAAAGTTATAGGGACAATTTCAACAGCAGCGGATAAACAGCAATATCAAAGAAAAACCTTAGAAGCAATATTGCGATATGCTCAAAATACATTTGGTTTATCTACGGCTAAAGTACCACAAATAACAGAAATACGCCGTGATCCTCTAAGTCTTACTCTTAACCATCAAGTGAACGCGAATAAAGCTATAAAATTATTTGAGGCGATTAAGAAAGACACGGAATATCCTGTAAAACTTCAGTCTTGGCAGCAAGAATTTGGCAGGCTGGCGGTTATACTTTATTTATACGAAGGTGTTAGTCAACTCAGTAATGTTGCAGACGTAATGCGTAATTACAAAGTGTTCTACGTTGGAAACATTATTTATTTACAAGCTCCTATTACGAACAATACAAATACTGGGGTAAAAAAGGCAAGTAGTAACGAGCAACGCTATATTATTGGTCAGTATACCGCACTATTATTTCAACTTTTTCTACAGAAACTTAAAAATGACTTAAATGTCATAAAGCCTTTAAATTTAGAATCGACTGTAAAAAGCTTATCTTCTCGTATCTTATTAAGTTTTATAAAAAAATACTTATCTGCCCTTAATGAAAACATAAGCGATAGCGTAACAATTACAGCATTAAAAAGTTATAGACTCACCTATTGGTTGCTTCATAAAGGCGCATTCCAAACGCGATTGCTACTTAAAATGCAAGGTGCTACATCACTTTCTGAAGCTGGTTTTATTAGATTAATAACTAATAAAGCTGTATTGCAATTAGATAATGACATGCAAGGTGAACCTGCTAACGGCTTAGAGAAAGATAGTGCTTTTTTAAATGGATTGTTAATTAATGATGGTCTTAAAAAAGAAGCTTATTTAGATATAAAACACTCTGTAAAGTTAATTAAAGAGCTTATAGCCTTAATTCAAAAACCATCAAATTGGACAAATAAGAAAATAGCTGATGTAAATAAAGCTTATGAGGCCGAACAACAAAAAATACCCAAGAAGTATGTCGTTGCTGACTCAGTTGAAATAAAGTTAAAAACAGAAAGTTTTAAAAATAACTTTTATGTTTCACTTTATGGTAAATGGGTGTTGCATTTACTGAAGTACGGTGGTGTAAAAAAGGCAACATTAACGTTTAGGACTATTAAGGGCTATGCATCTACGCTGTTAAAACCATTTTTTATCATTTTTAATGATGTAGATTTTTCACGTTTAGATGATGAAACTTTACTAGAAAAGTTAAACTTAGTTGCAGAAATAATTCCTGATACGAAACAAAGATACGTTTATTATCTAGCAAATTATATTCAAAACATTGAAGTAATACCTGGTTTTTACGCAGGAAAACTGGATGTTATTTCTACTACATCATTAGTAGATGCGAACATTTTAAGTGTATCGCAAATGGAGACATTACTAACTAAGTTGCATAGCGCAGGAGAAGCGCACTATGACGCTATATTACTGCTTTGTTTAGGTTTTTATACCGGGATGCGACGTGGTGAGGTTTGTTACATTCGACTCAGTGATTTTGAGATAACGCAAACCAATAATGCGTATGATATTTCTATAAAAATTGTTCCTACAATGAACCGTTCTTTAAAAAGTCGAGCAGGAACTAGAAGTTTACAATTAGGCGCATTTTGGCCAAAACGCTGGCTTGCTCTGCTTAAGCATAAACTTGAACTTAAAATGTCTGGTGGGTTTACAAAATCAACTTTGTTATTTGATAAAAATGTTAATATGGAGCTTTCTTTAATTAGCACTCAACTTCGAGACTACCTAGTTGATAAAAGTTTTCGTTATCATAATTTACGCCATTCATTTGTATGTTGGCAATTTTATAGAATTATTTTACAGCAACAGTTACAAAAGCATAAACCAACATTACCACCATTTTTACTTGATGATTATTTCTCAGAGCATTCTTGCCAAGATGCTAGAGTAGCATTAGGTTTGCAAGATAACTCACGAAAATCTGTATATGCCTTATGTGCCATAGTAGGGCACAGCGAGCCTCAAATAACTTTTAGTAGTTACTTCCATCTTAACGAATTTTTTTCGTATTTAATTTCAAGCAGTCAGCTAATTTTAAAACAAGTTGCATTAAGTCGTTTAGTCCGTAGAGCTAAAATTGATGAGACACTGTCTGATGATAGCTTTGTTGATGCAATAAAATTTAACTTTAGTGATGAAGCAGACTTTAATTGGCAATTAAGCGATTTAGTTTTAAATTCTGAGTTGCTCAATATACAAAATGTACAATTAAAAAATCATTTAACTATACCCTGCTTAACACAAATGGAGCGAGGTTTTAGTTTTATAGGAAAACTTGATATAGCTGAATCAGGATTAGCTATTGATAAAGGGAATAAATATACGATTGAAGAGAGTTGGCTGCGAATTTTGGAGCAGGCAAGTTTAGAAACACAACGAGAATACCCTAAACACGGCAAAAAACGTATTACTAAGTATCCTGATTTACCGCATAGTAAACAACAATTACGAAGTGATAAGAAAATATCATACAAAAGAGATATCTATGAAAAATTAAAAAATAAAGCTCAATTTCTTTTAGATAATAATGAGATAGATGAATCTGAAATACTGAGTTCACTTACCGGATTTAAAGGGTTATTAGTTGCTCAAGCCTGGTTAATACAGTTTAAAGAGCCTGAAGAGTATTTAAAATTTCTAGAAATAACTGAAATGCTATTTATTAAAGAAGTACGTGTTAATAGTAATCTGTATCTGCCTAAAAGTTCCAAATATAAAGTTGCTGCCATTAAAAAAATCTGGGGTTGTGAGCCAACACTATGGCAACCTGAACCTCCAAAAGTGAAAAACAAGCTCATAAAGCAACCCAAGTATTGGCCGAAAGAGGCAGAGAAAGGCCTTATGTGGTTATGGTTTGAAACTGAGAGAGAAAATGGAAAAGTCCAAAAGCAGACAGTAGTGATGAACTTTATTCACTTTCTAATCATCGCTTGTAAAACAAGATTAATGATAAAAAAATTAAATGCACAAGCAGATATGCCAGCTGAAGCGTCTGAAAAGTTAATTACTTTTGAAGATGAGATGGATATTGAGTTTTGA